The Candidatus Methanosuratincola sp. genome includes the window GGAGGTCGAGGAGTTCCTGTCGAGGAACTGACGCCCACCGCGTTGAGGGCCTTTGGAAAGGATTTTTCATTTAATTAAATTAAAAAAACTATTTTTCGGGCAGCCCCTCAATAGATATTGGGGAGGCTTTTGGTCGAGTACAGGGTGGCAGGTCCAGAGGATCTCTCGGAGCTCAGCTCCAGGATCCTCAGCTTCCTTGACCGGACAAGCGGTTTTTATCAAGAAAATGTAACAAAATTCGGGATACCGGAGGAGTATGTAAGAAGAGCCTTCTCCGAGGAAGCGCTGAGGGCGGCTGCGTCCAAGGGCTCGAAGTTCTATCTGGCGTTGGAGGGGGACGAGATGGTCGGCTTCTGCCAGATGGTGCCGCAGGGAGGCGAAAGGGCGGAGCTGGACCGGATAGTCATCTTCCCGGGGCACATGGGCATGGGGCTCGGCAGCCGGCTTCTCAAGTTCGCCTTGGAAGATCAGGCGAGGGACGGGAGGAGGGAGGTAATCGTCTATGCAGGCAAGGACGAGCACAGGGCCAGGGCATTTTACGAGAAGAACGGCTTTGAATTTGTGAGCGAGGTCAGCATCGATGCTCCCTGGGGGAAGCGGATAGATCTCGCATTGTACAGGCTTGAAATCTGAAAGAATTACATCCAATAATAAATCACCGCCAGTGCTGCACAGCGCGATGGAATTTGGATCGGATTTGATTTGGAACGATGAAACGGGAAATCTCCTGAGGGCGACAGCGTTACTGCCCGTCGCTGAAAGCGTCCCTCCGCCACCACAAAAAAGCTGCCCCTATTAGGGCGGGCGGGGATGGAACAAAAAAATGAGAGGACCTTTTTTGTCGGGATTAGGCGGGTCCGGAGGGATTTGAACCCTCGACCATCGGCTCTCCCCACGAGTTCCGGAGGCCGACACCCTGATCCGGACTAGGCCACGGACCCACGCTATCTGGCGAATAGCAAAACCAGCACCAGGATCGCGAAGACGACTATTATGTAGTATAGGAAGAAGCGCTGGAACTTCTTCGACCGATTTATCTTCGACTGTTCCTTCACGTATTCAGGCTTGCACTTGAGGCAGTAGTCCCTTCCCTTGACCTCGATTATCCTCCCGCAGTAGAGGCAGTGCCTGTGCGGGTATATGTACGGCTTCTTTGCGTCTTTTTCGATCTCCGTCAATCCAAGTCCTCCAATCACTGCAGCGTTCCGACGCTCATCGCCATTGCCTTCAGCCGCTCTATCCTCTTCCAAGTCGACGGGTGTGTCGAGAACATCTCCATCACCGCGTCCCCCCTGAAGGGGTTGACTATCCAGAGCGGGCTCGTTGACGGGTTTATGTTCAGCCGGGTGCCCCCCCTGACCGTGCGCTCGATCTTCTCCAGTGCGCTCGCGAGCGAGAGCGGCTTGCGGCTCAGTTGCGCGCCCTCCCTGTCAGCCTCGTACTCTCTGCCCCTCGAGATCGCAGTCTGAACTAGGAAGGCTGCGACTGGCGCAAGGAAGCTCAGGACTAGCGCGATCATGTTTGCGTCCCTGTTTCTCGAGTTGCCGAAGAAAGCCCCAAACCTACCAAGAAGCGCGAGGTAGCTGATCGCCCCGGCGATTGTGGCTGCGACGGATGCCACGAGCACGTCTCTGTGTTTAACGTGGCTTATCTCGTGGCTCAGGACGCCCTCGAGCTCATTCTCGTTCAGCAGCTGGAGGAGCCCCGTTGTGACCGCGACAACCGACTTGCTCGGCCCCCTGCCGGTCGCGAATGCGTTTGGCACGTTCGAGTTCACTACGGCCACCTTAGGCTTTGGCATCCCTGCGCTCGCCGCAAGGGAGGAGACGATCCTGTGCAGTGCGGGGTACTCGTTCTCGCCGACCACCTTCGCCTTGGTCATCGAGAGGACTATCCTGTCGCTGTATAGGTACGAGATGGCGTTGAGGGCTATGGCGAGCGTTAGTGCGCCCAGAGTAACGATCTCCGGGCTGCCGAAGAGCCACCCCACGACGTACCCGAGACCGACCAGGATCCCGGTGAGCAGGAACATCATTGCTGCGAGCCTGAGCATTCAGATCACCCGAGTTCCAATCAGATATATCGCTTATAAAAATATGGTTTATAGTTTACTGCTTGTCCTCGCCGGTCACTTCGGTATAGTAGTACTCACCGATCTCCTTCTGGTACCTGTCAAGCCAGGAGTCCCTCTTGTTGACGCGGGGGCGCCCGGTCTCGGGGTCCCTCCTGAAGGTGATCCCGACATTCTTCAGGAAGTAGTTCATCCCCTTCCTCAGGCCCACCGGAGCGGAGGCGATCCCGCTCTTCCCCGGGGACCCCCCGAATACCATCACTGTGTCAGAGAGGAGGTCGTTGGCAACTATGTCGTGCTCGACGACGAAGGAGGCGGCCCCTTTCTTCTCTGTGACCCTCCTTATTGCCCTTGCGACCACTAGCCTGTGCTCGACGTCCAGGTGAGCGGTCGGTTCATCCAAGAGGTAGAGCTCCGCTTCCCTGGAGAGGCAGACTGCCACAGCGGTGCGCTGGAGCTCGCCGCCACTCATAGACTCCATGCTCCTGTCGAGCAGGGGCTCGATCTCCAGGGGGTTGTAGATCTCGTCGATGAACCACTGCGAGCCGAGTATGCCGGGGTCTATCGAGTTGAGGACCTCCCTGAGCGTCTTAGTCGTGCTCGGCACCACGTACTGGGGCTTGTAGCTGATCCGGAGGCCGAAGTTGGCCATCGTCCCCTCCTCGGGCATGAGCTCCCCGGCGATGACCCTGACGAAGGTTGTCTTGCCGGTCCCGTTCGGTCCTACGATCCCGACGACCTCGCCACGGTGTATCTCACCGCCCTGAGCGTCCAGAATGAAGGCACCCCGGCTGATCCGGAAGGGCCCCCACCTCAGCATCACGTCCTCCGATCTCCACTCGGTCGGGGTCGGGGAGAGGTGGAACCTTATGGGCGAGGGCCTGAAGCGGATGTTCTCGTCCGGGATGTACCCGTTGAGGTATATATTGATCCCAACACGGACCCCGTGCGGCTTGGACACGATGCCGTAAACCCCGGGCCTGCCGTAGAAGAGGCACACCTGCTCTGAGATGTAGTCCAGCACCGCCAGGTCGTGCTCAGCGACCAGCACGTACTTCCTCTCGTCCGCCAAGGACTGGACCAGCTTTGCCATTGCCATCCTCTGGTAAACGTCAAGGTAGCTCGACGGCTCGTCGAAGATGTAGACGTCAGCCTTCCTTATCGAGACGGCGGCAATCGCAACGCGCTGGAGTTCGCCCCCGCTCAGGGCGTGTATGTCCTTGTCAATTATCGGCTCGAGTGAAAGGTACCCCGAAACCTCGTCGAGCGCATGGCGCTCGTCGATCCGCTCGAGAAGCTGCCTGACGGTTCCGGTCAGGCGCTTGGGTGCCTGGTCGATGTACTGCGGCTTCGTGACGACCCTGAGCTTCTTCTCCGAGAGCTTCTTGAAGTACTCCTGGAGTTCCGAACCCCTGAAGAAGCGGAGTATCGATCTCCAGTCTGGCGGGCAGTCGTAAAGCCCAAGGTTCGGCATCATCTCGCCGCTCAGGATCTTCAGCGACGTTGACTTCCCGGCACCGTTCGGACCGAGGAGGCCGACCACAACCCCCTCCTTCGGAACCGGGAGTCGGTAGAGCTTGAATGTGTTCGGGCCGTACCTGTGCACGCAGACCTCCTCTAGTTCGTCAGGGAGGTTCACTATGTTCAGTGCCCCGAATGGGCACTTCTTCACGCAGATGCCGCACCCCGTGCAGAGGTTCTCAGCTACTAGTGGCCGATCCATGCCCGGTTCGTACTTTATTGCCTCGGCGCCAGTCCTGACTATGGGGCAGAATCGTATGCACTCCTTGCTGCACTCCCCGGGCTTGCAGAAGTCAGCGTCAAGTACAACGATCCTCGCCATCTGCACCTGCCCCCAGGGAGGACGCTATTCAAAGTCGCTCTCTTCAGATTCTCTCTCCTCTTCTTCCTCGAGCATGGACTCGGAATAGAGGTCATAGTTGTCGGCTATCAGTTCGTGCTCCTCTTCCTTCCGGCGTTTCCCCTTTACTTGGGAGGCCTCTACGATCAGGGTAGTCCTCCTCTTGCTCTCGTCCACAGGCTGGACTATCTTGTACCCTTTCGTCTCGGCGGTTGACTTCTGATAGCCGCAGGACTTGCAGACCAAAAATATCTTCTCGTCCTTCTTCTCAGGCATCAAGAGTTTCCCGCATTTTGGACAGAATTCCACTTAGTTACCCCCAACAAAATAGGCAGGGAAGAAGATCACCACTCTTCTTCCTCGAATTCATCTTCTTCGTCCTCAGGCCATTCGTCCTCTTCTTCGTCCTCAGGCCATTCGTCCTCTTCTTCGTCCTCGATCCAGTCGTCGTCGAAGTCTTCTTCCATGTACAACAATCCAAATACCTCCAGAGAGCAAAGTGTTTTCGTGAGCTTGAAATATTTAAGTCTGTCTATAATTAAAATTCCCGGTATGCCTTGTAGGATATTGGTCGCCGGCAGCTTTGACCCGAAGGAAGTGGGGGAAGCAATCAGGAAAGGCAGCATCGTAGTATACCCCACCGATACAGTATATGGCATAGGGTGCGACCCCAGGAACGCAGATGCGGTCAGGAGGGTCTTCGCAGCCAAGAGGAGGGAGACGAAGCCGATGCCGGTCCTCGTCGACTCATTGCAGTCTGCTGAGGGGCTGGTCGAGCTCGGGGAGGCGGGGAGGATTCTTGCGAAGAGGTTCTGGCCGGGCGCGCTCACCATAGTCGCCCCGCTGAGGGAGGGGCTTCCGGGGGAGCTGACCGGCGGGGGTCAGAAGTTAGGCGTCAGGGTCCCAAACCACCCCGTCNNNNNNNNNNGTCGCGATTTCAATAATAGCGGCATCTGGCGGTGCGCTGGTTGGGACGAGCGCAAACATCTCCGGCAGGCGTGCGGCGAGGTCTGTGGGAGAGCTAGTTCCGGAGCTGCTCGACGCAGTTGAGATCGTGGTCGACGGGGGGGATACACCGGCTGGAAGGGCCTCCACCGTCGTCGAGGTCGGCGACCCCTCCCCCCAGGCAGGTACAAGGATAGCAGAGGGGGTCTGGCTTATTAGAGAGGGACCGATAGACGTAGGGGCAATAAGGGCAGCTTTGGACGGGAGGTTCGGGCGGATGGGATCATCGGGCAAGGAAGAGAGGTTCAACATCATTGTGACGACGCAGAGGGGGAACGAGAAGAACTGCATTAGGGAGCTCGTGACCATTTCCGGAGAGACGGCGATGAGGTTCTCTAGGACGGGTTTCCCGGGACTCATCAAGGGGGAAGTGCCATCCGATCCGGTGGAGTTCTGCAGGGGGCTAGCCGCAAAATTGGCTGAGGATCCATGGAGGGCGAGGTTCATCCAGAAGGTCACGCCGATCCAGGAGGTCGTAAAGGCAGAAGCCCAGGAGATAAGGGCAGCCGTGAAACGCCTTTCCGGGGCGATACCGGAGGGGGCATCCTTCAGGATCACGGTGAATAAGAGGGGATCAGAGGTCAGCTCCCATGAGCTGATCAGGGAAGTGGCACGGGAAGTCGAGAGGAGAGTAGACCTGGAGAAACCGGACTGGATAGTCGAGATCGAGATAATCAGGGACTTGGCAGGTGTGTCGGTCCTGAGACCCAGCGACATAGTCTCGGTCACAAAGATGCAGGAGGCGGCCCTCGGCAGGGACTAGGCAGTCACCGGTAGAGGTCCGAGATCGAGACCCTCTCCACGACAAGGGACGAGACCGCCCTTACCCTCGAGCCCACGAGCGGGAGGGCGCACATGACCTCCTCCTCCGAGATCCCGAACTTACCTTCAACATCCGGACACCTAGACTCGTCTAGGTCTAAGAGCGAGTCGTCCTCGGTGCCCATCGCCAGCAGATCCTGCATCAGGGACCCTATCTGGCCCTCGTTCTCGCAGACGGCGACTGCCACCCAGCCGCTGGAGCGCTCGCGGACCCCCATGAATTCTATTGCCTCTCTTATCTGGCGCCTGGAGGATGCAAATAGCAAGACCTCATTTGCCGGGATCCTGGAGACGTTTTCACCCGCTTCCCAGGACCTTTTCGCCAGAACCGCGGCAGTCATCAGGTGCGCCTCCCCTGCAACAAAGCCCGCATCCATTATCTGAAGGCTCGGCGACTGGGAGTACTTCGATAATAGCGGCCTTGGGTCAGCACCAGGCCTCGGCCTCAGTCCTGCCATCAGCAGGAGCGAGAACTGCCCTTGCCCCAGATTTGCAACGCGCATATTACCGGATCTCCTTCGGCATGCTGGGAGAGAACCTCTCAACGATCTCCGGGGGTATGCCTGCAGTTACAAGCCTCTCCCTCGCTCCGGCCGGGTCGATCCCGTCCTTACTCCACTCCTTTATGAGGTTCGATATCGTTTCCCGGTACTCCCACGGGTAGAGTATCCAGCTGTCCGTGCTCTCGACACAGTAGTCGGGAATCTTCTTCGACCAGGGCTTTACGTGTAGCGTGGCGACCCTGATCTCGTAGGCCCCCATTGCAGAGAGGTGATCCACCACCAGGAGGAGGCTCTCGCCCGTGTCTGCGACGTCATCGGCGACAAGTATCCGCTTGCCTCTGATCTCGCCTGCGACCGGCGATTCGATCCTCGGCTTGGCTTCACGCTGGTTTACACCCCTGTAGAAGGAGACCCTGACGGAGAGCAGCTCATCGACACCGAGGAGATCGGAGAGGAGCCTGGCAACGACCCAGCCCCCCCGGGCGACGCCAACTATAGAGTCGGGGCGGAATCCGCTCCCCTCTATTTTACGGGAGAGCTCCAGAACGGAAGTGTGAACTTTGCCCCAGTCCAAAACAAGCATTTCCATTTTTGACACCTATCCGCCATGAACCGACGGGAGGAAGACGACCTCGTCCCCCTCCTTTAGGGGCGATGCCAGCCCGCCAGTAAGCATTGAGTCGGAATCGTTGATGAACACAACGATGTCAGTACGCATTCTGTTGCTCTCGTCGAACATCCTGGACCTGAGCGGGGCAGGCTCGGTCTCACGCAGGAAGCCCACGAGTGCTGCCAAGGTGCTGCCGTTGAAGTCAACGACCTTCTCCGGAGACTCGGAGAGACCCCTAAGCACAGCCATGTACTTCACCCTTACTTTCAAGGGAGAGACACCCCCTCATGCGTTGGAGGGCTCACCGATATAAACCTCTTCCTCATACCTACGTCCGTCCACCATCGCACCCGGTTCAACCCTTTTGAAGGAGGTACGGGAGAGGAGATCCTGGAGTTTGGCTTCGACCCTATCCGGGGCGCCTGCGAGCCATTCGATCGGAATGCAGAGGTTGATTGGCCGGGACGGGATTATGTGCCTCGTGGACTTTATTGGGAAGAGGCGCCCGCTGAGCGCGGCCTCAATCGCCTCCTCCTTCTTTATCGGCGGGGGAACGATTACCCAAGAGGCTTCCCCGCTCTTTAGCCGCCGGAAGGAGTCCTCCTCGGTCGCATAGTACACGCCGCACCCTTTCGCCCTGAGCTCGGTCTCGAGCTCGCTGAGGAGGGAGTAGGCGCGGTGTATCTCAAACTCCTCTTCCACCACCAGCTGCGATCCCGACATGCCTATGAGGGCGAGGCTTGCCCTGCGATCCATGACCGCAGCCAGCGCTTCCCCGGCATTAGAGTACTCAACCCTGATCTCCCTGTTGGGAAGGAAGATCGCAGGTGAGGCGATGCAACGGTTCCACCGGGCGATCCCAACGGCATCGGATGTATAGTCGTAGATTGCGACCGGGGCTGAGACGCAGCCCATGCGGCGGAGTGCCCAGTATCTATGGGTTCCGTCGAGTATCATCAGGCTCGAGGCGTCCACGATGATCGGGTCCCTGACCACCCTCTCGGTCTGGAGGGAGAGGGCGACATCGTAAAGGATCTTCCTGTCGTACTCCTCGTGGGGGAGCAGAGCCTCGACTGCGACTGCAGTTATCGGCGGCAGGCAGGAACTCAATCGTCCTTCCCCCGGAAGTGATCAGAGGTCAGTGGAGGTGCTACTCTTCATCGACTGACTCAGTGCAGGTCAACCACTTCATTCCGATCTTATCTAGGCTGGATTCACTAATATAATAGCACGATCCTCTGTCCAGACTCTCCATGGACATGGACGGAAAAGAAAAGGGATACGAAAGGAATTGGGCTGGCGGGGATCCGTATGCCAGCAGGCACAGTTTGAAGGAAGTGAAAATGACGGTTTACGGGGTGGCGCCCTTCGCGTCGGCGCCAGTTTCTGTCTTTTCTTCCTCAGGAGGGTCTGCCTCAGCCGTGGTCTCGTCCGTAGGCTCGCCGGGTTCAGCAGTGGTCTCGCCCTCTTTCGATTCGGGCTCCTCCGCCACTTCCTCGATCTCCCTCGGTTCCCCCTCAATGTCCAGGGCCTGCTTCGGCTCGGACTCCTCGACCTTTTCAGCCTCTGCAGCCTCGACCTCTTCCCGTTTCTTCTCGTTCACCTTGAGACGGGTAATGTAGCCCGCGACCCTGTTCTTGAGCCGCTTGCTGGTGATATCAGTGTACTGCTGGACCAGCTTTTTGTTCTCTTCAAAATCAATGGTGAAGACGTTACCGTACTTGAGGACGAGCTCATTCGAAATGCTCTTTACCTTCCCTATACGTACCTTTCCCAAACCAGTCACCACAGGCTATCAACCCGATATTAGAACCGTAATTTATAATTTGTGATTTCCGGAAATGCGTCTTCGGGCCGATTCAGGGGGGAAATATTTTAAACGCTTAAGACATAATCTATCAGGATCACTATGACAGACCTTGCTATTTCCGCGATGGACAGGATAATGAGGAAGGCAGGTGCGGAGAGGGTCAGCGAGGAGGCGTCCGAAGCGCTTAGGGAAGTACTGGAGACGCTCGCCCTCGAGATCTCCAGAGACGCTATTGCACT containing:
- a CDS encoding 30S ribosomal protein S17e, which encodes MGKVRIGKVKSISNELVLKYGNVFTIDFEENKKLVQQYTDITSKRLKNRVAGYITRLKVNEKKREEVEAAEAEKVEESEPKQALDIEGEPREIEEVAEEPESKEGETTAEPGEPTDETTAEADPPEEEKTETGADAKGATP
- a CDS encoding phosphoribosyltransferase translates to MEMLVLDWGKVHTSVLELSRKIEGSGFRPDSIVGVARGGWVVARLLSDLLGVDELLSVRVSFYRGVNQREAKPRIESPVAGEIRGKRILVADDVADTGESLLLVVDHLSAMGAYEIRVATLHVKPWSKKIPDYCVESTDSWILYPWEYRETISNLIKEWSKDGIDPAGARERLVTAGIPPEIVERFSPSMPKEIR
- the cgi121 gene encoding KEOPS complex subunit Cgi121 translates to MRVANLGQGQFSLLLMAGLRPRPGADPRPLLSKYSQSPSLQIMDAGFVAGEAHLMTAAVLAKRSWEAGENVSRIPANEVLLFASSRRQIREAIEFMGVRERSSGWVAVAVCENEGQIGSLMQDLLAMGTEDDSLLDLDESRCPDVEGKFGISEEEVMCALPLVGSRVRAVSSLVVERVSISDLYR
- a CDS encoding histone family protein, translating into MTDLAISAMDRIMRKAGAERVSEEASEALREVLETLALEISRDAIALAKHAGRKTVNSEDIKMASRKLLAMTKLGI
- a CDS encoding THUMP domain-containing protein — encoded protein: VAISIIAASGGALVGTSANISGRRAARSVGELVPELLDAVEIVVDGGDTPAGRASTVVEVGDPSPQAGTRIAEGVWLIREGPIDVGAIRAALDGRFGRMGSSGKEERFNIIVTTQRGNEKNCIRELVTISGETAMRFSRTGFPGLIKGEVPSDPVEFCRGLAAKLAEDPWRARFIQKVTPIQEVVKAEAQEIRAAVKRLSGAIPEGASFRITVNKRGSEVSSHELIREVAREVERRVDLEKPDWIVEIEIIRDLAGVSVLRPSDIVSVTKMQEAALGRD
- a CDS encoding M48 family metalloprotease, with product MLRLAAMMFLLTGILVGLGYVVGWLFGSPEIVTLGALTLAIALNAISYLYSDRIVLSMTKAKVVGENEYPALHRIVSSLAASAGMPKPKVAVVNSNVPNAFATGRGPSKSVVAVTTGLLQLLNENELEGVLSHEISHVKHRDVLVASVAATIAGAISYLALLGRFGAFFGNSRNRDANMIALVLSFLAPVAAFLVQTAISRGREYEADREGAQLSRKPLSLASALEKIERTVRGGTRLNINPSTSPLWIVNPFRGDAVMEMFSTHPSTWKRIERLKAMAMSVGTLQ
- a CDS encoding DUF2116 family Zn-ribbon domain-containing protein, which produces MTEIEKDAKKPYIYPHRHCLYCGRIIEVKGRDYCLKCKPEYVKEQSKINRSKKFQRFFLYYIIVVFAILVLVLLFAR
- a CDS encoding ParB N-terminal domain-containing protein, which translates into the protein MSSCLPPITAVAVEALLPHEEYDRKILYDVALSLQTERVVRDPIIVDASSLMILDGTHRYWALRRMGCVSAPVAIYDYTSDAVGIARWNRCIASPAIFLPNREIRVEYSNAGEALAAVMDRRASLALIGMSGSQLVVEEEFEIHRAYSLLSELETELRAKGCGVYYATEEDSFRRLKSGEASWVIVPPPIKKEEAIEAALSGRLFPIKSTRHIIPSRPINLCIPIEWLAGAPDRVEAKLQDLLSRTSFKRVEPGAMVDGRRYEEEVYIGEPSNA
- a CDS encoding Sua5/YciO/YrdC/YwlC family protein, producing the protein MPCRILVAGSFDPKEVGEAIRKGSIVVYPTDTVYGIGCDPRNADAVRRVFAAKRRETKPMPVLVDSLQSAEGLVELGEAGRILAKRFWPGALTIVAPLREGLPGELTGGGQKLGVRVPNHPV
- a CDS encoding GNAT family N-acetyltransferase, coding for MGRLLVEYRVAGPEDLSELSSRILSFLDRTSGFYQENVTKFGIPEEYVRRAFSEEALRAAASKGSKFYLALEGDEMVGFCQMVPQGGERAELDRIVIFPGHMGMGLGSRLLKFALEDQARDGRREVIVYAGKDEHRARAFYEKNGFEFVSEVSIDAPWGKRIDLALYRLEI
- a CDS encoding MoaD/ThiS family protein, with translation MKVRVKYMAVLRGLSESPEKVVDFNGSTLAALVGFLRETEPAPLRSRMFDESNRMRTDIVVFINDSDSMLTGGLASPLKEGDEVVFLPSVHGG
- a CDS encoding ribosome biogenesis/translation initiation ATPase RLI, with amino-acid sequence MARIVVLDADFCKPGECSKECIRFCPIVRTGAEAIKYEPGMDRPLVAENLCTGCGICVKKCPFGALNIVNLPDELEEVCVHRYGPNTFKLYRLPVPKEGVVVGLLGPNGAGKSTSLKILSGEMMPNLGLYDCPPDWRSILRFFRGSELQEYFKKLSEKKLRVVTKPQYIDQAPKRLTGTVRQLLERIDERHALDEVSGYLSLEPIIDKDIHALSGGELQRVAIAAVSIRKADVYIFDEPSSYLDVYQRMAMAKLVQSLADERKYVLVAEHDLAVLDYISEQVCLFYGRPGVYGIVSKPHGVRVGINIYLNGYIPDENIRFRPSPIRFHLSPTPTEWRSEDVMLRWGPFRISRGAFILDAQGGEIHRGEVVGIVGPNGTGKTTFVRVIAGELMPEEGTMANFGLRISYKPQYVVPSTTKTLREVLNSIDPGILGSQWFIDEIYNPLEIEPLLDRSMESMSGGELQRTAVAVCLSREAELYLLDEPTAHLDVEHRLVVARAIRRVTEKKGAASFVVEHDIVANDLLSDTVMVFGGSPGKSGIASAPVGLRKGMNYFLKNVGITFRRDPETGRPRVNKRDSWLDRYQKEIGEYYYTEVTGEDKQ